The proteins below are encoded in one region of Brassica napus cultivar Da-Ae unplaced genomic scaffold, Da-Ae ScsIHWf_211;HRSCAF=371, whole genome shotgun sequence:
- the LOC106396839 gene encoding ATPase 2, plasma membrane-type: protein MSSLEDIKNETVDLEKIPIEEVFQQLKCTKEGLTTQEGEERIQIFGPNKLEEKKESKILKFLGFMWNPLSWVMEAAAIMAIALANGDGRPPDWQDFVGIICLLVINSTISFIEENNAGNAAAALMAGLAPKTKVLRDGKWSEQEAAILVPGDIVSIKLGDIIPADCRLLEGDPLKVDQSALTGESLPVTRHPGQEVFSGSTCKQGEIEAIVIATGVHTFFGKAAHLVDSTNQVGHFQKVLTAIGNFCICSIAIGMVIEIIVMYPIQRRKYRDGIDNLLVLLIGGIPIAMPTVLSVTMAIGSHKLAQQGAITKRMTAIEEMAGMDVLCSDKTGTLTLNKLSVDKNLVEVFCKGVEKDQVLLFAAMASRIENQDAIDAAMVGMLADPKEARAGIREVHFLPFNPTDKRTALTYIDSSGNWHRVSKGAPEQILELAKANNDLSKRVLNIIDKYAERGLRSLAVARQVVPEKTKESPGGPWEFVGLLPLFDPPRHDSAETIRRALNLGVNVKMITGDQLAIGKETGRRLGMGTNMYPSSALLGNHKDANLASIPVEELIEKADGFAGVFPEHKYEIVKKLQERKHIVGMTGDGVNDAPALKKADIGIAVDDATDAARGASDIVLTEPGLSVIISAVLTSRAIFQRMKNYTIYAVSITIRIVLGFMLIALIWEFDFSAFMVLIIAILNDGTIMTISKDRVKPSPTPDSWKLKEIFATGVVLGSYQAIMSVIFFWLAHKTDFFTDKFGVRSIRDNNNELMGAVYLQVSIISQALIFVTRSRSWSFVERPGALLMIAFVVAQLVATLIAVYANWEFAKVRGIGWGWAGVIWLYSIVTYFPQDVFKFAIRYILSGKAWLNLFENRIALTSKKDFGKEEREAQWAVAQRTLHGLQPKEPVSIIPEQGGYRELSEIAEQAKKRAEIARLRELHTLKGHVESVVKLKGLDIETPGHYTV, encoded by the exons ATGTCGAGTCTCGAGGATATCAAAAACGAGACTGTTGATCtg GAGAAGATTCCCATTGAGGAAGTTTTCCAGCAGCTGAAATGTACCAAGGAAGGTTTGACGACTCAGGAAGGGGAAGAGAGGATTCAGATCTTTGGCCCCAACAAGCTCGAAGAGAAAAAG gAAAGCAAAATCCTCAAGTTCTTGGGGTTCATGTGGAACCCTCTCTCATGGGTGATGGAAGCTGCTGCAATCATGGCAATCGCTTTGGCCAACGGTGATGGTAGGCCTCCGGATTGGCAGGACTTTGTTGGTATCATCTGTCTTCTTGTCATCAATTCCACCATCAGTTTCATCGAAGAGAACAACGCTGGTAACGCCGCTGCCGCCCTCATGGCTGGTCTTGCTCCCAAAACAAAG GTTCTTAGAGATGGGAAATGGAGTGAACAAGAAGCTGCCATCCTTGTCCCAGGAGACATCGTCAGCATCAAGCTCGGAGACATCATCCCTGCCGATTGTCGTCTCCTTGAAGGTGATCCTTTAAAGGTTGACCAGTCTGCTCTCACCGGAGAGTCCCTCCCTGTGACCAGGCACCCTGGACAAGAAGTCTTCTCGGGCTCAACCTGTAAGCAAGGAGAGATTGAGGCCATTGTCATCGCCACCGGTGTCCACACTTTCTTCGGCAAAGCTGCTCACCTTGTGGACAGCACAAACCAAGTTGGACATTTCCAGAAGGTTCTTACCGCTATTGGTAACTTCTGTATCTGCTCCATCGCCATCGGTATGGTGATTGAGATCATCGTCATGTACCCTATCCAGCGCCGAAAGTACAGAGACGGTATTGACAATCTCTTGGTCCTGTTGATCGGTGGTATCCCTATCGCTATGCCTACGGTGTTGTCTGTAACCATGGCTATTGGATCTCACAAGCTCGCTCAGCAAGGTGCCATCACCAAGCGTATGACTGCCATTGAGGAGATGGCTGGTATGGATGTCTTGTGCAGTGACAAAACGGGAACGCTGACTCTTAACAAACTGAGTGTTGATAAAAACTTGGTTGAGGTGTTCTGCAAGGGTGTGGAGAAGGACCAGGTTCTGTTGTTTGCTGCTATGGCTTCGAGAATTGAGAACCAGGATGCTATTGATGCAGCCATGGTTGGTATGCTAGCTGATCCAAAGGAGGCTAGAGCTGGAATCAGGGAGGTTCACTTCCTTCCATTCAACCCTACTGATAAGAGAACTGCTTTGACTTACATAGACTCAAGTGGTAACTGGCACAGAGTCAGCAAAGGTGCTCCTGAGCAGATCCTTGAACTTGCCAAAGCCAACAATGACCTTAGCAAGAGGGTGCTCAATATTATTGACAAGTATGCAGAGCGTGGTCTCAGGTCTTTGGCTGTTGCTCGCCAG GTGGTGCCTGAGAAAACAAAGGAAAGTCCCGGTGGACCATGGGAGTTTGTTGGTTTGTTGCCACTGTTTGATCCTCCAAGACATGACAGTGCTGAAACCATCAGAAGAGCTTTGAATCTCGGTGTTAATGTCAAGATGATCACTG GTGACCAACTTGCTATTGGTAAGGAGACTGGTCGTAGACTTGGAATGGGAACAAACATGTACCCATCTTCAGCTCTTCTTGGAAACCACAAGGACGCAAACCTTGCATCCATCCCCGTTGAGGAGCTGATCGAAAAGGCTGATGGATTCGCTGGAGTCTTCCCAG AGCACAAGTACGAGATCGTCAAGAAGTTGCAGGAGAGGAAGCACATCGTTGGTATGACTGGTGATGGTGTCAACGACGCTCCCGCTTTGAAGAAAGCTGACATCGGTATCGCTGTGGATGACGCTACTGATGCTGCTCGTGGCGCTTCTGACATCGTCCTCACCGAGCCAGGACTCAGCGTTATCATCAGCGCTGTCCTCACCAGCAGAGCTATCTTCCAGAGGATGAAGAACTACACTATCTACGCTGTCTCAATCACAATCCGTATCGTTCTTGGTTTCATGCTTATTGCCCTCATCTGGGAGTTTGACTTCTCTGCATTCATGGTTCTGATCATCGCCATTCTTAACGATGGTACCATCATGACGATCTCAAAGGACAGAGTCAAGCCATCTCCCACACCTGATAGCTGGAAACTTAAAGAGATTTTCGCTACTGGAGTTGTGCTTGGAAGCTACCAAGCTATCATGAGTGTTATTTTCTTCTGGTTGGCACACAAAACCGACTTCTTCACG GACAAGTTTGGTGTGAGGTCCATCAGAGACAACAACAATGAGCTAATGGGTGCGGTGTACCTGCAAGTCAGTATCATTAGTCAGGCTCTCATCTTCGTCACAAGATCAAGGAGTTGGTCTTTCGTTGAACGTCCTGGAGCGTTACTTATGATTGCTTTCGTTGTTGCACAGCTG GTTGCTACTTTGATTGCTGTTTACGCCAACTGGGAGTTTGCAAAGGTTAGGGGTATTGGATGGGGATGGGCTGGAGTGATCTGGCTATACAGTATTGTGACTTACTTCCCACAGGACGTTTTCAAGTTTGCCATTAGATACATCTTGAGTGGAAAGGCTTGGCTCAACTTGTTTGAAAACAGGATTGCTTTAACGAGTAAGAAAGATTTTGGAAAAGAAGAGAGGGAGGCTCAATGGGCAGTTGCTCAGAGGACACTTCATGGTTTGCAGCCAAAGGAACCTGTTAGCATCATTCCTGAGCAAGGAGGTTACAGAGAGTTGTCTGAGATTGCagagcaagccaagaagagagCTGAGATTGCAAG GCTTAGGGAGCTGCACACACTTAAGGGACATGTGGAATCAGTTGTGAAGCTAAAGGGTTTGGACATTGAGACTCCAGGACACTACACTGTCTAA
- the BNAANNG23680D gene encoding transcription factor bHLH146, which translates to MTYIISHCYMQTSVGPTTPFSLSLSYSKFAIYVSFLPCRLSFVARIISHMERQIINKKKRVFSVEPNKIPPSEVFTRKYTSLLVPALKKLNMNKNSSQVNQLTVKHEVDMALALSAQEFAWSRFLLQKLSSSNNPTTTTSSSSNGIRIQERSGKEGGHEDGEREEKLRELQKLLPGGEEMNVEEMLGEIGNYIKCLELQTIALKSIVQDTT; encoded by the coding sequence ATGACATATATCATCAGCCATTGTTACATGCAAACAAGTGTAGGACCTACTACTCCTTTTTCTCTGTCTCTCTCATATTCTAAGTTTGCTATATATGTAAGCTTTCTTCCTTGTAGACTTTCCTTCGTAGCAAGAATAATTTCTCATATGGAGAGGCAAATCATAAACAAGAAGAAACGAGTGTTTTCTGTTGAACCAAACAAGATACCCCCTAGTGAAGTTTTCACGAGGAAATACACAAGCCTCTTAGTTCCTGCACTCAAGAAGCTCAACATGAACAAGAACTCTTCACAAGTCAACCAACTAACCGTGAAGCATGAAGTAGACATGGCTTTGGCTTTGTCTGCCCAAGAATTTGCATGGAGCCGTTTCTTGCTACAGAAGCTATCGTCCTCGAACAATCCAACCACTACTACCAGTTCTTCTTCCAACGGAATTCGTATTCAAGAAAGATCCGGTAAAGAAGGTGGACACgaagatggagagagagaggagaaactGAGGGAACTGCAGAAGCTTTTGCCAGGTGGTGAAGAGATGAATGTAGAAGAAATGTTGGGTGAGATTGGCAATTACATTAAGTGTCTTGAGTTGCAAACGATTGCTCTTAAGTCGATTGTTCAAGATACTACTTGA